In a single window of the Acidimicrobiales bacterium genome:
- a CDS encoding nuclear transport factor 2 family protein, whose translation MTDEPVAAAELASLRRRLQVLEDKEQIRDVLVRFGYNADLGRFDDFLATLTDDCVWDVSGGLRLPEGGVSDGLVSVGHEQARRTVTGPGHLAIVNREQHLMVDFIVDVDGDDATAVGQLAVTFHGPAGFGLVTCRMCRTKLRRVDGRWLIREIVFRELGAPDCGEVIDAAGLLGPALPTAM comes from the coding sequence ATGACTGACGAACCTGTCGCGGCGGCGGAGCTGGCGTCGCTCCGGCGCCGACTGCAAGTCCTCGAGGACAAGGAGCAGATCCGCGACGTGCTCGTCCGGTTCGGGTACAACGCCGACCTCGGCCGGTTCGACGACTTCCTCGCCACCCTGACCGACGACTGCGTGTGGGACGTCTCGGGCGGGCTGCGGCTGCCGGAGGGCGGCGTCTCCGACGGGCTGGTGTCGGTCGGCCACGAGCAGGCGCGGCGGACGGTCACCGGGCCGGGGCACCTGGCCATCGTCAACCGCGAGCAGCACCTCATGGTCGACTTCATCGTCGACGTCGACGGCGACGACGCCACCGCCGTCGGCCAGCTCGCGGTCACCTTCCACGGCCCGGCCGGGTTCGGGCTCGTCACCTGCCGCATGTGCCGCACCAAGCTCCGGCGGGTCGACGGGCGGTGGCTGATCAGGGAGATCGTCTTCCGCGAGCTCGGCGCCCCCGACTGCGGCGAGGTCATCGACGCCGCCGGCCTGCTGGGCCCGGCGTTGCCGACGGCGATGTGA
- a CDS encoding amidohydrolase family protein: MSTPTDTVARVRAQLDHPVIDADGHLIEFVPLVEELAHEVGGGDLVDGFRRWLAPPTGPLRSRPRPGKRVFYSFPGEALDRATATVPHLLYDRLDEIGIDFSMLYPTVGLGVLALPDADLRAGLARALNAYYATVTEGLRDRLEPVAVIPLVHPTEALELLEHAVVDLGFRAFVTSAIVHRTELRTDGSTAQWIDTVGHESAYDYDPFWRRCVELRVAPSFHMVGYGWGTRTSRTNYVYNHLGNFAAGQEPACRSIVMGGVAARFPELSFSFLEGGVAWACQLFADLVGHYGKRNRDAIGSLDPGGVDLDRFDDLFRRHARGRLAAHRLGRDGVLFGRGAVAEDPASIDDFAEARITGIDDIVRMFTTQFSFGCEADDPLNRLAFDRGLNPGHTQLRAMFASDIGHWDVPDMRGVLPEAYEAVDEGVLSAEDFRKFTYENAWRTLTAVRPDFFAPTAIAGAAAPLEAVR, from the coding sequence GTGAGCACCCCGACCGACACCGTCGCGCGGGTCAGGGCACAGCTCGACCACCCGGTGATCGATGCCGACGGGCACCTGATCGAGTTCGTCCCCCTGGTCGAGGAGCTGGCCCACGAGGTCGGCGGCGGCGACCTCGTCGACGGCTTCCGCCGCTGGCTGGCGCCCCCGACCGGTCCCCTGCGCTCGCGGCCCCGGCCGGGCAAGCGGGTCTTCTACTCGTTCCCCGGCGAGGCCCTCGACCGGGCCACCGCGACCGTCCCTCACCTGCTGTACGACCGGCTCGACGAGATCGGCATCGACTTCAGCATGCTGTACCCGACGGTGGGCCTCGGCGTGCTCGCCCTCCCCGACGCCGACCTGCGGGCGGGCCTGGCCCGGGCCCTCAACGCCTACTACGCGACGGTGACCGAGGGCCTGCGGGACCGCCTCGAACCCGTCGCCGTCATCCCGCTCGTGCACCCCACCGAGGCGCTCGAGCTCCTCGAGCACGCCGTGGTCGACCTCGGCTTCCGGGCCTTCGTGACCAGCGCGATCGTCCACCGCACCGAGCTGCGGACGGACGGATCGACGGCCCAGTGGATCGACACCGTCGGCCACGAGAGCGCGTACGACTACGACCCGTTCTGGCGGCGCTGCGTCGAGCTCCGCGTCGCCCCGAGCTTCCACATGGTCGGCTACGGCTGGGGCACGCGCACGTCCCGGACGAACTACGTCTACAACCACCTGGGCAACTTCGCGGCCGGCCAGGAGCCGGCCTGCCGATCGATCGTCATGGGCGGGGTCGCGGCGCGGTTCCCCGAGCTCAGCTTCTCGTTCCTCGAAGGGGGCGTCGCCTGGGCGTGCCAGCTGTTCGCCGATCTCGTCGGGCACTACGGGAAGCGCAACCGCGACGCCATCGGGTCGCTCGATCCGGGCGGGGTCGACCTCGACCGGTTCGACGACCTCTTCCGGCGCCATGCCCGGGGCCGCCTGGCCGCGCACCGGCTCGGGCGCGACGGGGTGCTCTTCGGGCGGGGAGCGGTCGCGGAGGACCCCGCCAGCATCGACGACTTCGCCGAAGCGCGGATCACCGGGATCGACGACATCGTGCGCATGTTCACCACGCAGTTCAGCTTCGGCTGCGAGGCCGACGACCCGCTGAACCGGCTGGCGTTCGACCGGGGGCTGAACCCGGGGCACACGCAGCTGCGGGCCATGTTCGCCTCCGACATCGGGCACTGGGACGTGCCCGACATGCGCGGCGTGCTCCCCGAGGCCTACGAGGCGGTCGACGAGGGCGTGCTGTCGGCGGAGGACTTCCGCAAGTTCACCTACGAGAACGCCTGGCGCACCCTGACCGCCGTCCGCCCCGACTTCTTCGCGCCGACGGCCATCGCCGGCGCGGCCGCGCCCCTGGAGGCCGTCCGATGA
- a CDS encoding amidohydrolase family protein, with protein MKVLGKGATPGRRQERGAVTLLPRPAARPVFCPVISVDDHLVEPPTLFEGRLPARLRDAAPRVVTDDDGLPRWLVDGERLPIGMPNALVGRPMEEWNVAPARFDEFLPGVTDPHERVADMEVAGIWASLPFPSMVWGFAGSRFAAMTDRELGLACLRAYNDWLLEEWCGAAPDRFIPCQVAWLADPDGAAAEVRRNAERGFRAVSFSENPEGQGMPSIHSGAWDPFFAACEETGTVVNLHVGSRGAITTGSTDSPVEVTVALFPVSGIVALTDWIFSRVPLRFPGIKVALSEGGASWVPMVVERLRRAYRQASASTHWSAADPDPVDVMHRNFSFTSIEDPTAFQHLDVIGAGNVMVEVDYPHGDSSWPDTQALLAAQLAHLPPDDVARVCFANAAALYHHPAPPPDRIERSEIGPALTAAGPGR; from the coding sequence ATGAAGGTCCTCGGCAAGGGTGCGACCCCGGGCCGGCGGCAGGAGCGGGGCGCGGTGACGTTGCTGCCCCGCCCGGCGGCCCGGCCGGTGTTCTGCCCGGTCATCTCCGTCGACGACCACCTCGTGGAGCCGCCGACGCTGTTCGAGGGCCGGTTGCCCGCCCGGCTGCGCGACGCCGCCCCGCGCGTCGTCACCGACGACGACGGCCTGCCGCGGTGGCTGGTCGACGGTGAGCGGCTGCCGATCGGCATGCCCAACGCGCTCGTCGGCCGACCGATGGAGGAGTGGAACGTGGCCCCGGCGCGCTTCGACGAGTTCCTCCCGGGCGTCACCGATCCCCACGAGCGCGTCGCCGACATGGAGGTTGCCGGCATCTGGGCGTCGCTGCCCTTCCCGTCGATGGTGTGGGGCTTCGCGGGGTCCCGGTTCGCGGCGATGACCGACCGCGAGCTGGGCCTGGCGTGCCTCCGGGCCTACAACGACTGGCTGCTCGAGGAGTGGTGCGGGGCGGCCCCCGACCGGTTCATCCCCTGCCAGGTGGCCTGGCTGGCCGACCCCGACGGCGCCGCGGCGGAGGTGCGCCGCAACGCCGAGCGGGGCTTCCGAGCGGTCAGCTTCAGCGAGAACCCGGAGGGGCAGGGCATGCCCTCGATCCACAGCGGAGCGTGGGACCCCTTCTTCGCCGCCTGCGAGGAGACGGGCACGGTGGTCAACCTGCACGTCGGGTCGCGCGGCGCCATCACGACGGGCTCGACCGATTCGCCGGTCGAGGTGACCGTGGCCCTGTTCCCCGTCAGCGGCATCGTGGCGCTGACCGACTGGATCTTCTCCCGCGTGCCGCTGCGGTTCCCCGGGATCAAGGTCGCGCTGTCCGAGGGCGGTGCCTCGTGGGTCCCCATGGTCGTCGAGCGCCTGCGGCGCGCCTACCGTCAGGCGTCCGCATCCACCCACTGGAGCGCCGCCGACCCCGACCCGGTCGACGTGATGCACCGGAACTTCTCCTTCACCTCGATCGAGGACCCGACCGCGTTCCAGCACCTCGACGTGATCGGGGCCGGCAACGTGATGGTCGAGGTCGACTACCCGCACGGCGACAGCTCGTGGCCCGACACCCAGGCCCTGCTGGCGGCGCAGCTCGCCCACCTGCCGCCCGACGACGTCGCGCGGGTGTGCTTCGCCAACGCCGCGGCCCTCTACCATCACCCGGCACCCCCGCCGGACCGGATCGAGCGCTCGGAGATCGGCCCGGCCCTGACCGCAGCGGGCCCCGGCCGATGA
- a CDS encoding amidohydrolase family protein — protein sequence MSLDVVIRGGLVVDGSGAGAAAADVGIHAGRITAVGDVPDQGATEVDAHGLVVAPGFVDIHTHYDAQVLWDPLLTPSCFHGITTVVAGNCGFGIAPARPGHRGLLARTLEHVEGMSLEALEAGIAWEFESFAGYLDAVDRRGVALNFAAYAGHTPLRIWVMGADAYEREATAAEIARMAQALAEAMDAGAAGFATSQSPGHVGDGGRPVPSRLASTEELRALLAQAGAEQHGVVGIVPGDQLPHAELYALQPEVGRPVTWTALLTYPDGRQERMLDIHRQGSATGADVRPQVSVRPLSMQCRMDRPFFFDGRPSFAALHQQAPEERIRRYGDRVWREQAQAELDAGVPRIRWDSFVVEETRQAHLEGRPLGAIAAERGSTPLDALLDIALADDLTTRVRCVIANDDVAGIGRLLGEPGTVVGLSDAGAHASQLCDAGFSSELLGTFVRERNELSLEAAVRKLTGEPADLFGFGDRGYLRPGSAADLVVFDLATIGVGPLRRVHDLPAGADRLVADRPAGVHDVLVNGRFLVRDGCLDVDARSGVVLRSART from the coding sequence ATGAGCCTCGACGTCGTCATCCGCGGCGGGCTGGTCGTCGACGGCAGCGGCGCAGGGGCGGCGGCGGCCGACGTCGGCATCCACGCCGGGCGCATCACCGCGGTCGGCGATGTTCCCGACCAGGGCGCGACCGAGGTCGATGCCCACGGGCTCGTGGTGGCCCCCGGGTTCGTCGACATCCACACCCACTACGACGCCCAGGTCCTGTGGGACCCCCTCCTCACGCCTTCGTGCTTCCACGGCATCACGACGGTGGTCGCGGGCAACTGCGGCTTCGGCATCGCTCCGGCCCGCCCGGGGCACCGGGGCCTGCTGGCCCGGACGCTCGAGCACGTCGAGGGCATGAGCCTCGAGGCCCTGGAAGCGGGCATCGCCTGGGAGTTCGAGAGCTTCGCCGGCTACCTGGACGCCGTCGACCGGCGCGGGGTCGCCCTGAACTTCGCGGCCTACGCGGGCCACACCCCGCTGCGGATCTGGGTCATGGGCGCCGACGCCTACGAGCGGGAGGCGACGGCGGCGGAGATCGCCCGGATGGCGCAGGCGCTCGCCGAAGCCATGGACGCCGGCGCCGCCGGGTTCGCCACCAGCCAGTCGCCGGGCCACGTCGGCGACGGCGGGCGGCCGGTGCCGTCGCGCCTGGCGTCGACGGAGGAGCTCCGCGCCCTGCTGGCCCAGGCGGGGGCCGAGCAGCACGGGGTCGTCGGGATCGTTCCGGGCGACCAGCTTCCCCACGCCGAGCTCTACGCCCTCCAGCCCGAGGTCGGTCGCCCGGTGACCTGGACGGCGCTGCTCACCTACCCCGACGGCCGCCAGGAGCGCATGCTCGACATCCACCGGCAGGGGAGCGCCACGGGCGCGGACGTCCGGCCCCAGGTGTCGGTGCGGCCGCTGTCGATGCAGTGTCGCATGGACCGTCCGTTCTTCTTCGACGGCCGGCCGAGCTTCGCCGCCCTCCACCAGCAGGCGCCGGAGGAGCGGATCCGCCGCTACGGCGACCGTGTCTGGCGGGAGCAGGCCCAGGCCGAGCTCGATGCCGGGGTGCCCCGGATCCGGTGGGACTCGTTCGTCGTGGAGGAGACGCGGCAGGCGCACCTGGAGGGCCGGCCGCTCGGCGCGATCGCCGCCGAGCGCGGATCGACGCCTCTCGACGCGCTGCTCGACATCGCCCTCGCCGACGATCTCACCACGCGGGTCCGCTGCGTGATCGCCAACGACGACGTGGCCGGCATCGGTCGGCTGCTCGGCGAGCCCGGGACCGTCGTCGGCCTCTCCGACGCCGGCGCCCATGCCAGCCAGCTGTGCGACGCCGGGTTCTCCTCGGAGCTCCTCGGCACCTTCGTCCGGGAGCGCAACGAGCTGTCGCTCGAAGCGGCCGTCCGCAAGCTGACCGGCGAGCCGGCAGATCTCTTCGGCTTCGGCGATCGCGGCTACCTCCGGCCCGGGTCCGCCGCCGACCTCGTCGTGTTCGACCTCGCCACCATCGGCGTCGGCCCCCTGCGTCGCGTCCACGACCTCCCGGCCGGCGCCGACCGCCTCGTCGCGGACCGGCCGGCCGGCGTGCACGACGTGCTCGTCAACGGCCGCTTCCTGGTGCGCGACGGGTGCCTCGACGTCGACGCCCGTAGTGGGGTCGTCCTGCGGTCGGCCCGGACGTGA
- a CDS encoding LLM class flavin-dependent oxidoreductase, with amino-acid sequence MSGPPELRFGAFVPQGFMLELGDVPVADLWRVNVEHARAIEELGLDGLWVSDHVHNAPWIDHGRPPGTPKRSTPVLECWSLLAGLSQHTSRIRLGQLATCNSFRPPALLAKIAATVDHMSGGRIDLGLGAGWFEREHLGYGVPFPGARTRIEMLGEAVEIIRLLWSEPEVTFSGSHYTIDRGRCDPKPLQARVPLVIGGSGPTTLGIVAARADTWNYVGSLDDLPATKAKLEARCDAAGRPFEEIRISWFETGIVIRRDEDEARRIVEDLRARRGIPEFRSWLWGTPAKVQDAMGEFVELGVSELVPQFGDHPDTTSLELYATEVVPGLRPTTTAEPGGRR; translated from the coding sequence GTGAGCGGTCCACCGGAGCTGCGCTTCGGCGCCTTCGTCCCCCAGGGCTTCATGCTCGAGCTCGGCGACGTGCCGGTGGCCGACCTCTGGCGGGTCAACGTCGAGCACGCCCGCGCGATCGAGGAGCTCGGGTTGGACGGGCTGTGGGTGAGCGATCACGTCCACAACGCCCCGTGGATCGACCACGGCCGGCCGCCGGGCACGCCGAAGCGCAGCACCCCGGTGCTCGAGTGCTGGTCGCTGCTGGCCGGGCTCAGCCAGCACACCTCGCGGATCAGGCTCGGACAGCTCGCCACGTGCAACTCGTTCCGCCCACCCGCGCTGCTGGCCAAGATCGCCGCGACCGTCGACCACATGAGCGGCGGCCGGATCGACCTGGGTCTCGGCGCCGGCTGGTTCGAGCGGGAGCACCTCGGTTACGGCGTCCCGTTCCCGGGGGCGCGGACTCGCATCGAGATGCTGGGCGAGGCGGTCGAGATCATCCGACTCCTGTGGAGCGAGCCCGAGGTGACCTTCAGCGGTTCGCACTACACGATCGACCGCGGCCGCTGCGACCCGAAGCCGCTGCAGGCCCGGGTGCCGCTCGTCATCGGCGGGTCGGGGCCGACCACGCTCGGCATCGTGGCCGCCCGCGCCGACACCTGGAACTACGTGGGCTCCCTCGACGACCTGCCGGCGACCAAGGCGAAGCTGGAGGCGAGGTGCGACGCCGCCGGCCGGCCCTTCGAGGAGATCAGGATCAGCTGGTTCGAGACGGGCATCGTGATCCGCCGCGACGAAGACGAGGCCCGCCGCATCGTCGAGGACCTGCGCGCCCGCCGCGGCATCCCCGAGTTCCGTTCCTGGCTCTGGGGAACGCCGGCGAAGGTGCAGGACGCCATGGGCGAGTTCGTGGAGCTCGGCGTCAGCGAGCTCGTGCCGCAGTTCGGCGACCACCCCGACACGACCTCGCTCGAGCTGTACGCCACCGAGGTCGTCCCCGGGCTGCGCCCCACGACAACCGCGGAACCCGGGGGCCGACGATGA
- a CDS encoding LLM class flavin-dependent oxidoreductase, with protein MRFGVLLPHIVPYADRATLEAWCAGIEAGPYDTVVVGERLVYDNLDHTVSLTAAALLTSRPSILFGLSVMPLHAAAVVAKQLASVDVLSQGRLRVAVGVGGRPDDYEAAERPMRHRHARLDEQVAALRRTWAEAAAGPGRGVGPAPLQAGGPPIYSSARGPKSLARAARWADGNYGGSMPLSPEAIEAKGAEVRAAWSQAGRVGPPYLMDGVWFALGPDSDELIRSAGERYFGDVPLRADFRWTPALAPCSGEAKLEAMIRAYEAAGWDELILIPTSPALDQLDRLSTFLLR; from the coding sequence ATGAGGTTCGGCGTCCTGCTGCCCCACATCGTCCCCTACGCCGACCGCGCCACGCTCGAGGCCTGGTGCGCCGGCATCGAGGCCGGACCGTACGACACCGTCGTGGTCGGCGAGCGGCTCGTCTACGACAACCTCGACCACACGGTCAGCCTGACGGCGGCGGCCCTCCTCACGTCGCGGCCCAGCATCCTCTTCGGGCTGAGCGTGATGCCGCTGCACGCCGCCGCAGTGGTCGCCAAGCAGCTGGCGTCCGTCGACGTCCTCTCGCAGGGCCGGCTCCGGGTCGCGGTCGGTGTCGGCGGTCGGCCCGACGACTACGAAGCCGCCGAACGGCCGATGCGGCACCGGCACGCTCGACTCGACGAGCAGGTGGCGGCGCTGCGCCGCACGTGGGCGGAAGCCGCGGCGGGGCCGGGGCGCGGCGTCGGCCCCGCGCCGCTCCAGGCCGGTGGGCCGCCGATCTACTCCAGCGCCCGGGGGCCGAAGTCCCTCGCCCGAGCCGCTCGGTGGGCCGACGGCAACTACGGCGGTTCGATGCCCCTGTCGCCCGAAGCCATCGAGGCCAAGGGGGCCGAGGTCCGCGCCGCGTGGTCCCAGGCGGGCCGGGTCGGGCCCCCGTACCTGATGGACGGCGTGTGGTTCGCGCTCGGGCCCGACAGCGACGAGCTCATCCGCAGTGCCGGCGAGCGCTACTTCGGCGACGTGCCGCTGCGCGCCGACTTCCGCTGGACCCCGGCACTGGCGCCGTGCTCCGGAGAAGCGAAGCTCGAAGCCATGATCCGGGCCTACGAAGCGGCCGGATGGGACGAGCTGATCCTCATCCCCACGAGCCCGGCCCTCGACCAGCTCGACCGCCTCTCGACCTTCCTCCTCCGCTGA